The DNA segment ATAGGAGAATATATTGATGTTGACATCGATGAAGCGCTAAAGACTTATAATCATGCAGTTCAGATAATAGAAGGGCCATTAATGAGCGGAATGAATAAAGTAGGTGAACTTTTTGGATCTGGAAAAATGTTCTTACCACAAGTAGTTAAAACCGCTCGTACTATGAAACAAGCAGTAGCAATATTACAGCCATATATTGAAGCCGAAAAAAAAGATGGTGCGACTAAATCAGGTAAAGTCTTATTGGCTACTGTAAAAGGAGATGTACATGATATTGGTAAAAATATAGTTGGAGTAGTGATGGCATGCAATAATTATGAGATAATAGACATGGGAGTTATGGTTCCAGCTGAGCAAATCGTTAGGAAAGCAATTGAAGAACATGTAGACATAATTGGATTAAGTGGCCTTATAACACCTAGCCTTGAAGAGATGGTACATGTCGCCCAAGAAATGCGTAAAGCTAATCTTAACATTCCTATAATGATAGGTGGTGCAACTACTAGTGAATTGCATGTAGCACTAAAGATAGCACCAGTATATAACGGCCCTGTCGTATGGATGAGAGATGCAAGTCAGAATGCATTAGTTGCTCCAAAACTTATAAATGATAATGAAAGAACAAGGATTAAAGAAAACCTTGATAAAAAATATGAAAATCTTCGTGAAGAATATAGAGAAGAGCAACAGAAAATAATATCTATTGAAGAATCTAGAAAAAACAAATTGAATTTATTTTAATTATGATTATTGGTAGTAAAATTAAAAATATAGTTTTTGATCTTGGTGGTGTTATTATGACTATAGATCAGCAACAGGCTATTAAAAGATTTGCCGAAATAGGACTAACTGAAGTTGAAAAGCATCTTGATCCATATACGCAAAAAGGCATTTTTGGAGATTTGGAAGAAGGAAAAATTAGTGCAGATGAATTCCGTATAGAACTAGGTAATATTATTGGTAAAGAACTTACATTTAAGGAGTGTGAACATGCATGGTGCGGATATTGTAAAGAGCTTCCGCAGAGGAACTTAGATGTTTTAGTTAAATTAAAAGAAAAGGGATATAATTTAATATTGCTTTCTAATACAAATCCTTTTATTATGCATTGGGGATTAAGTGAAAACTTTGATGGAGTAGGGCATTCTTTAAATTATTATTTTGATGCTTTATATCTTAGTTATAAAAATAAAATGATGAAACCAGACGAGAAATTTTTCTATAAGATGCTCATTACAGAAAAAATTCAACCTCATGAGACACTATTTGTTGACGATGGACCACGCAATGTTGCAGTTGCAAGTAAATTCGGAATAAATACCTTCTGTCCTAAGAATGGTATTGATTGGACAGAAGATATATATAATTATTTAACTTAAGAAGGCTTCTGCCTTTTTGAGATCTTCAGGGGTATCTATCCCTATTGTTTCTATCTCAGTAAGGCCTACTTTGATTCGGTATCCATTTTGCAACCATCGTAATTGCTCCAAATTTTCAGCCTTTTCAAGGCTAGATTGCGGAAGGCTAGTTATTTCAGAAAGAACATGCCGCCTATAAGCATATAAACCTATATGCTTAACAAATGGATACGATTCTAACCATTGAGTCTTTTCTTTTCCACGTATAAACGGTATTATACTTCTACTAAAGTACATTGCGTAATTTCTGTTGTCTATTACTATCTTTGGTGAATTGGGATTTTCAATAGCCTCCATGCCCATATCTTGTGTAAATGGTTTACCAAGAGTTGCTATTTGTGTTTCGCTATCATTAAAACATTCACAGACAGTCTTTATTTGTGAAGACTGTATAAAAGGTTCGTCCCCTTGAATATTGATTACTACATCGAAATCTCCGCCTATATTTTTTACGGCTTCCTCAATGCGGTCGGTACCACTTTTATGATGTGCTGAGGTCATAACAACATTTCCTCCAAAAGATTTTACAGCATCATAAATTCTACGATCATCCGTGGCTACATAGACATCATCCAATACGGATTTAACTTGTTCATAAACTCTCTGTATAACAGGCTTGCCTGCTAATAAGGCTAGTGGTTTTCCTGGAAAACGTGTAGAAGCATATCTAGCTGGTATAATTCCTATAAATTTCATTTCAATATTAATTTATCGACGCAAAGTTACATAAAAGATACAATTAATCAGTTAAAAAATCTAATTAATTTTGTAGTCTTATAGTTTTTTGCTAATTTTGAAAATGAAAAATAACAAGACAATGAATTTAAATCATAAGATACTAGCTATTTTAATTGCACTTTTTCCTATTACTGTGTTTGCACAGAAGATAACTCTGGGTTCTTGTACTACAAAAGATAGTGGAGAATACAAGGGAGAAATGTTAGGAGGCAAACCAAATGGTAAAGGTTCCACCATCTATAAAAACGGTGATACTTTCGAGGGCGAATATGTAAAAGGAAGGCGTCAAGGTTATGGTATATATTCTTTTTCTGATGGTGAAAAGTATGAGGGACAGTGGTTCCAGGATCAACAGCACGGAAGAGGTACATATTATTTCATGAACAATAATAAATATGTAGGACTATGGTTTCGTGATTATCAGCAAGGCCATGGAATTATGTTTTATTATAATGGAGATAAGTACGAGGGCAGTTGGTTCCAAGATCATCGTAACGGCAAAGGACGTTATACATTTGCTAGTGGTGCATACTATGAAGGCGATTGGAAAGATGATAAGAAAAGTGGTAGGGGATTTTATGATTGGGGTGATGGTTCAACATATGATGGAATGTGGTCTAATAACCAACGTTCTGGTAGAGGGACATTTCATTATGCAGATGGAGATGTCTATATAGGTTTATGGAGCAACGATATACAGAATGGTAAAGGAATTTATAAATTCCAAAATGGAGATGTCTATGAAGGAGACTATGTGCAGGGAGAAAGAACTGGTGAAGGGATCTTTAGATATGGGAATGGAGATCGTTATACAGGACATTTCTTGGAAGGAAACAAAGACGGAGAAGGAACATTGGTCTGGAAAAACGGGAACACCTATACTGGCGAATGGAAAGGGGATAAACCTAATGGTCATGGTAAATTGACCATGAAAAACGGAGATGTCTTTGAAGGTGATTTCTTAAATGGTAAAATTGACGGTGAAGGTATAGCTCATTATGTAGATGGCTGCAAATTTAAAGGCACGTTCAAGAACGGCAAGAAAAATGGAAACGCTATCGAAGAAGATAAAGATGGAACTCGTTTTGAGGGGTCATATACGAATGATATACGTGATGGTAAGTTCATTGAAAAAGATAGAAATGGAAATATTACGGCTAAAGGAACTTATATTAATGGAAGAAAAAAAATAGATCAATAAAAAATTATATTAAAAACCGCATTTAAAACAAATTATTATGGTAATCGACACATTAGAAAATTTAAGTAAATATGTTTCACTCAATCCAATGTTCGAGAAAGTTGTAGATTTCATAAAGAACAACGAACTAGCGAATATGGAAAATGGTAAATATTCTATAGACGGGGATAAGTTATTTGTCAATATTACAACAGCCAAAGGTAAAGATCCATATGAGGCTGTTTTGGAAACACATATAAAAATGATAGATATCCAAATACCTCTAGATACGCCTGAGACATATGGATATACACCTTTAACTAATTTACCTGAATCAGAATATAACTCAGACAAAGATATTGCAAAATACGAAGGACCTGCAGAAAGTTTTGTTACATGTAATCCAGGCATGTTCGCTATATTTTTTCCACAAGACGGTCATGCCCCATGTATATCGACAGTACCTGAAATACATAAAGCTATATTCAAG comes from the Xylanibacter oryzae DSM 17970 genome and includes:
- a CDS encoding HAD family hydrolase, with the translated sequence MIIGSKIKNIVFDLGGVIMTIDQQQAIKRFAEIGLTEVEKHLDPYTQKGIFGDLEEGKISADEFRIELGNIIGKELTFKECEHAWCGYCKELPQRNLDVLVKLKEKGYNLILLSNTNPFIMHWGLSENFDGVGHSLNYYFDALYLSYKNKMMKPDEKFFYKMLITEKIQPHETLFVDDGPRNVAVASKFGINTFCPKNGIDWTEDIYNYLT
- the kdsB gene encoding 3-deoxy-manno-octulosonate cytidylyltransferase — protein: MKFIGIIPARYASTRFPGKPLALLAGKPVIQRVYEQVKSVLDDVYVATDDRRIYDAVKSFGGNVVMTSAHHKSGTDRIEEAVKNIGGDFDVVINIQGDEPFIQSSQIKTVCECFNDSETQIATLGKPFTQDMGMEAIENPNSPKIVIDNRNYAMYFSRSIIPFIRGKEKTQWLESYPFVKHIGLYAYRRHVLSEITSLPQSSLEKAENLEQLRWLQNGYRIKVGLTEIETIGIDTPEDLKKAEAFLS
- a CDS encoding phosphatidylinositol-4-phosphate 5-kinase is translated as MNLNHKILAILIALFPITVFAQKITLGSCTTKDSGEYKGEMLGGKPNGKGSTIYKNGDTFEGEYVKGRRQGYGIYSFSDGEKYEGQWFQDQQHGRGTYYFMNNNKYVGLWFRDYQQGHGIMFYYNGDKYEGSWFQDHRNGKGRYTFASGAYYEGDWKDDKKSGRGFYDWGDGSTYDGMWSNNQRSGRGTFHYADGDVYIGLWSNDIQNGKGIYKFQNGDVYEGDYVQGERTGEGIFRYGNGDRYTGHFLEGNKDGEGTLVWKNGNTYTGEWKGDKPNGHGKLTMKNGDVFEGDFLNGKIDGEGIAHYVDGCKFKGTFKNGKKNGNAIEEDKDGTRFEGSYTNDIRDGKFIEKDRNGNITAKGTYINGRKKIDQ
- a CDS encoding YhcH/YjgK/YiaL family protein, translating into MVIDTLENLSKYVSLNPMFEKVVDFIKNNELANMENGKYSIDGDKLFVNITTAKGKDPYEAVLETHIKMIDIQIPLDTPETYGYTPLTNLPESEYNSDKDIAKYEGPAESFVTCNPGMFAIFFPQDGHAPCISTVPEIHKAIFKVCVK